The genomic stretch aagaactAATGAAATCGTTGATATTTTTCTTGCTACAATTGGTTTAATTTTGagaaaaactaacaaaattGATTTTTTGTGTGTTCAATTTTCTGGTTTGTATTTTGAATACTTCAATGATGAGAGTTACAGGTTAGATGAAAGGAGGAAGAAGTTATTGATTAGAGATAGGAATTAACAATTGAGAGGaattgggagcaggaacaataaTTTACAATTATAATTATTGGCTGCCTTAGCAAATTCTTGGAAGTAGGAAGTAGGAacaataattttagttttataatttgcaccgctaataattttaattgatctcttccacttaaaattttattgttatttaaaaattgaatttccTGGTTTGTGCACTACTGTACTTTATGTTATTATGTAATAATGCTTTGGTTTGATCTCCTACTAATAATGCTTTGGTGAGTATTGAGTAATGCTACCTTCAATTATTATCTATGGCTCTATGCCTTAATTCACTTATGTTTTACAATAATAAGAATGAGACCGAGATACTTATGAATCTTTcttatttgttttgtttttcttttttggattaGTAAATTAAACATTTAATTCTTTTTGCATTTGTTATTGTTAAATGATGAGACTGAACAGTGAACACTTGTTTAAGTATGCTCAGTTTTATTTAGATATATTGAATTTATGATAAGTTGTTTAAGTatgtttagttttttttagaTATATTGTTATATGAATCTTTTTATGTTTAGATAAACACAAATGGGAGGAGGAGATCCTAGTTCTATTGCAGTCCAAAGTAATGAGGACAACAAAGCTATGGATATAGAGCATGAGGTTGCTGCTGCCGAAGGACAGCAGGCTAATGAGGGACAGCAGGCTAATGAGGGAAAATAGGCTAATGAGGGACAGTAGGCTACTCGCAAGGGAAAAAAGTCTTATGTTTGGACAGTAGGCTACTCGCAAGGGAAAAAAGTCTTATGTTTGGACACATTTTAAACAGCTTCCATTTAGCGAGACCAATGGAGAGCACAAGGCCAAATGTAATCACTGTCGAAAAGTATATCTATGTCATCCAACTAGACATGGCACAAATTCTTTGAATAAACACTTGAAAATTTCTCACAAGTGGATATTTACAAAAGCAGGCAAAAATGGGACACTTCATGGTTATATGCCTAAGGTTGGTGAAGAAGGTGAAGCCGGCAAaactttcaaattcaatggCTATAGCTTGGAAGATTGTAGGAAGGCAATGGCTGAGTTTATTATCCTTGATGAACACCCTTTTAAAGTGGTCGAAGGGATTGTGTTTTGCAAAATGATTAATCGATTTGAGCCAAGATTCACTGTACCATCCAGGATGACAATGTCAAGAGATTGCTTTCAGCTTCATTTAGATGAGAAGAAAAAACTTAAAGCTTGGTTGGCAAAGTCATGTGCTCGAGTTTGTTTGACATCAGATTGTTGGAcatcaaatcaaaattttagCTACATGAGCCTAACTGCACATTTTGTTGATGACGAATGGAAGCTACAAAAGAGAATTCTCAACTTGTGCTTGATTGAGAACCACAAGGGAGAAACAATAGGGAGAGAAATTGAGACATGTTTGGGAGAGTGGGGAATTGAAAAGGTCTTCACAATCACATTAGACAATGCATCTTCAAATGATGGGGCTATCACTTACCTTCAAAGAAAATTAGCTGCAAGGGGTGGATTGGTGTAAGGAGAAAAATATTTGCAAATGAGGTGTTGTGCTCATATTCTCAACTTGATAGTGAATGAAGGAATTAAATAGCAACATGCCTCCATTGAAAGCATTCGGAATGCTGTTAGGTATGTTAGATCTTCTCCccaaagaattaaaaaatttaaagaatgcATTGAGGCTGAGTTGATAGAGTCTAAAAGTCTTGTTTGTTTAGATGTTCCAACTAGATGGAATTCCACCTATCTAATGTTAGAACATgctgaaaattttgaaaaagcttTTGATAGACTTTATGATCAAGAAACTGATTTTTTTAGATAGTTTGGAGAGGATAGTGGGGGTAAAAAGAAAGTTGGTCCACCTACGGCACTTGATTGGCAATATGCTAGGCTATTCATTGATTTTTTGAGAATCTTCTATGAGATTACTTTGTGTTTCTCATCTTCTTTACATGTTACTTCAAACAAATGCTTTCATGAAATTGCTTCTATAAATTCTCAACTAACATCTTGGAGCCACAACAATTCTGAACTATTGGGAACTATGGCATGCTCTATGAAGGCTAAATACGATAAATATTGGGGACCAGTTGACAAGTTTAATCCTTTGATACCTGTTGCCGTTGTTTTAGATCCTCGATACAAACTTGATTATCTTTCTTGGTGTTTGGAGGATGTATATGGTAAGGAAGTGGCTACTAGTATGACTAGTTTTGTGAAATTTACATTGGAGACATTGTACAAATTTTATTCAAAGGAAATTATAGATGATAAAGTTTTTGATGATGGTGTCAGTTCCTCTAGAGCTGTTTTGGATGATAAAGACAGTAGTCAGTCTAGTGCTAGGTGTGTTGCTGCAAATAGAGTGAATTTGtggaaaaaacaaaagaaagaaaaagctaaTGCAGATAGCAAATCTGATGTTGAGAAATATTTGGCCGAAGATCCTGTCGACGTCGAAGATGAGAATTTTGATATATTGGCTTGGTGGAAATTAAATGGATCAAAATATAGAATTCTTTCTCCCATAGCCCGTGATGTCTTTGGTATTCCAGTTTCAACTGTTGCATCTGAATCATGCTTTAGTACCGGTGGGCGTGTGGTTGATCTTTATCGTAGCTCTTTGTCACCAAAAATGATAGAAGCTTTAATCTGCACTCAAAGTTGGTTGTATCCTTCTAAGCAGATATTTGAAGAACTTGAGTTTGATCAATTTGACAGTAGTGACAAGATTGTTAATGGTATATTTACTTTATGATGTCTTTActtttcttattatttaatttaattcatatGATAATCTTGAGAgactaatttttatgttttgcaGATGTTACTAGCACATCCACACAACAAGAATCAAGTTCACAACCTTGAGAGCAAGCTACGAATCAAATGCATTTTATTCTGTAGTTGTTTGCTACTTAATAGTTTGTTGTTATTGGTTGGTATGAcactataaattattattattatgttaatCTTGCGTTGGTTGTTAACTTTGTTTACTTGTCTTTTGAACTTTGAATGTTTAGTGTGTAATTgacataattattattatgaaactttaaattattattattagattctaaattattattatgtgaATGTTACAATGTTATGGAATaattattttccaaaatttagAGGTTCAAAAGATGTAGAATCTAATTTTTGGTGATGTCGTGATAAAGTTGATCAAGACCCGGACTTCACTCGGTCTAGACCCGGCTTAAGTGTGGCCCGAAAGTAACACGATTTCATCGGGTCTTGGGCCAGGTAAGGGTCTCATAAAcagacccggtcattatttaGGGTCGGGTTCGGGTCACAGCGAACCCGGCTTCACCCGGCCCCATGTGCACCCCTATGTCCACCCTTAGTCTGGGTTGGTTATGTTTGATAGAACTAAGCCGTTCAGACTCAATCATCGTGTACACATCGACCAGGAATTATTGGAATAACCTCATAGATTGTAATATGATTGGGGACTCATTACATCTCATCTGTATACGGTATGAAAAAAACTCACATACTTATCGTCTTACATTTCCTTGTACCACTCAGGTCATATCTAGTAGATATCTGAATACCTGTCATGAAACCATCCTCACCGTATGGAAATATCAACGGATATTGAAGAGCCAAGTACAACGGGTGTATAACATCTATTCTTTTCAACTTATTTGTTGTCGACTGAATAATAATATCTCTACCAAGGATTGAGTCATCAATGTCACCTACTATTAAGATGGCAACCTCAGATGCAGTAGGTAAGTTGTACACTCGTCCATCCTTTTCCCGATTTCTAATCAGCctcattttaatttttgaaggCTCGCTATCAGCAAACCGATCTCGAGCAAAGcaaaaactcttggcaagaggATTGCATATGTCCAGCATCTTACTGAGTTCAGACATGATTTTAGTTTCAAGTTTGTTGATTATTTCATCGGACCTACAATTGTTCTAACTATTAAGTGCGACATACAGTTAAACACTTGGTAAGTATGTACATCTAGACATCTATTAATTTGTTTGCAAGGTATAATCTATTCTGTATACAAGTTTGAATGATGTACCTTACAGTAAGTATCCGATTAAAAACTTCATTATCTGTGTCATAGACGTACAGTTGCACAAATCTTGGTCTTTCATTGTTGGTAGGGATCAGGCTTCCAATTGAATGGTAGTTCTGACCATTAATTGAAAAAGTCGGTGGAGTCGTGCCATTGTTAATGCTTCGGTTAACCTTTCCAGCCATTGACGTAAACGCAATCATGGAATTAAACTTACGGATATTCTTCCTGAAGTACCTACCTTTGTCGTGGTGTCCACGATGGAGGTCTTGTAGAGTTGCAGGGACCTGCATAAGAAACGACAATTGTACCTTTCCATCCATGTAGCAAAGGCCAAATCGAGGAATTCTGTTGCTCTTGCTTTTAGCTAACTTTTCCCCTTTCCACATGCATGCATTGCAAAACATGCAACAATGGATTGCATCTCCAGCATCCTAATTATCTGAAGTACATATAACGCTTGTCATGTTTAGTTGAGAAAATGCAGTGCGAAATGAGTTATTTCTAAAACACAGCATGCAGGGTATATAAGAGATATCAGTAACCTTCCTCCCAAATCGAATCTGCTGACTCGACTAGAGAAAGTTGGTGTGGACCTATTCAGCAAGAACGGCCAAAGTTTATGTTAGCAAACGAAGTTGATTGTTGTTAGGAAAGGATTAAGTAATGCATGAATCATATAGTAGTACCTTCATGCTCATTTCTCCTGGAGTTATGTACGTAGTCAGAGTCTATTCTAGTATTATTAAATGCATGTATAACTGCATTAATTTCCAGTTAGCAATACATTATTAGCA from Arachis stenosperma cultivar V10309 chromosome 9, arast.V10309.gnm1.PFL2, whole genome shotgun sequence encodes the following:
- the LOC130949205 gene encoding uncharacterized protein LOC130949205, with protein sequence MDGKVQLSFLMQVPATLQDLHRGHHDKGRYFRKNIRKFNSMIAFTSMAGKVNRSINNGTTPPTFSINGQNYHSIGSLIPTNNERPRFVQLYVYDTDNEVFNRILTVRSDEIINKLETKIMSELSKMLDICNPLAKSFCFARDRFADSEPSKIKMRLIRNREKDGRVYNLPTASEVAILIVGDIDDSILGRDIIIQSTTNKLKRIDVIHPLYLALQYPLIFPYGEDGFMTGIQISTRYDLSGTRKCKTISM